From the genome of Salvia splendens isolate huo1 chromosome 7, SspV2, whole genome shotgun sequence:
aatgatggTAATAAATAGTCATGTTTGAGGAGTAAGAAACAAAGTAGagtcaaaacaaaaacgaattAGTGAATTTGAAGGAGACGTTGACCAAAgttaaattaatttcataaaccTGATTTCAGTAACCGTGGAAAATCCAATAACCTTTTTTCACTCGCTTGTTACTATAAAAATCGAACCGAAaaggggaaaaaaagaaaatcaatacatcaaagtcaacaaaggggggAAGAGGGCTAAAGCGTGTTGGCAGCCATTCTTGCCTGCACTCCAGCGAATCCCTGGCCCCGTTTTTCCTCAAGAAATCAGAAGCCCAAGTTTCCGTTTCATTGTCTGCGTCTCGACTTCTTGAATTTGGGAGCTGTAGATCGGTAAGTTGAAATCTTGATGATGCCCATTTTGCGATGTGGTGGGATGAAGAGAAAAGTTTGAATCTTGAtggattttgttgtttgattgtttctgatcatgattttacttatcttTATCTGTTTTGCAATGATGCAGGCTGTGGATTCTCACTATTGATTTGAAAGGGTGCATGCTAGTTTGAGAAATGGATAGTCTCTGCTGTTTTAAACAGGTGAGTTTATACAGTTGTTGCTATTATTACCTTGTTTGAGATTTAATGGGTTTTGAATTCTTGATGTTGAATCAACAATTCATGTGTttatagtttataatttatatttgtgTGGGGAGCTTATGTCTTAACTTGCCTCATGGTTTTGCTTGTGCATTTGCTTTTAATAGGAGTTTTAGGAGCTATGGCTTGTGGTGTTTATATGTTAAAGCACACAAAAATCGAGCCTTGATGTGTTATCCGACATGAATGTGTATCGAATATGctgttttatatgttttattcTCAGCAATCCGTAACATTTTCAGAGTCGTACGCTTTTTCTGATGATTCACATAATTAATCTCGTCGTGTATTGTATGGTTGTTCTCGACTGCCCTTTATAATCACGGGGGTGTGATCAATGTATGTTGATTAATTTAAAAACCATTGGTGTTTTCTGTAGCTGACTACTTCTTTTTCTATAGCACTCAGGAGGGAGTTCAACAGGTGGCTCCGGCAAGGGAAGTGGCAGCCGGAGCCATGTCAAGTTCGGATTCAGTTTGGAAAAGGGTAAAGCAAATCATCCCATGGAAGATTTCCATGTTGCTAAATTTGAACAGTCCCAAGGTCATGAACTCGGACTGTTTGGTATCTTTGACGGACATATGGGAGATAGCGTGCCCGCTTACTTACAAAAgcatttattttcaaatataattaAGGAGGTTAGTCGTGTCGCTGCATGACATAAATGTTCTCGTGTTTACATTTGCTACTCTCGATCTATATAGGTATTGGATATTCACTGTAGGACTTTTGTGATTTGGCCTTGAAGTAGAGTTATGGAATCTTTCGATGCGATATTATTAGTGCATCAGATGATTCATATCTTTTTTCTGTTAATCGAATTTACTGAATCGTAATCCATGACACCCTTAGCAAAAGTGCAAAACCTTTCTTCTTTGAAGTCACACAACCAAAAAATTTGAGAAGTCCAACCAGTTGATTGGTTGTGCTCTCCAGTTAAAATCGACTGACTCATCTATGAACTACAGTTTGCTCGTATGCTAAACCAATTCCTTTTCTTTTGCGTAGAGTGCAACATAAAACTACTTCAAATACAAAAGTTGACATTTATAGTAATCTAGCTAGATGGTTGTGGGAAAATTCTCCTTAAACTTGCAGTATTAAAACGCACCGTATACTTATCTATGACAATATaggatttatttttttgtcgCCAAAACTTTCTCCTTTAGCTCTTTTCGTTTGTTATCAGAATTTAATCAATTCGACGAATGTTATCAGGAGGACTTTTGGAGGGATCCTCTGAGGTCTATTGCTAAAGCTTATGAGAGAACAGATGAAGCCATTCTGTCTCACAACCCTGACCTTGGTAGGGGTGGGTCCACTGCCGTGACTGCAATTTTGATCGATGGCAGACACTTGTGGGTGGCTAATGTTGGAGATTCACGAGGCGTGCTTTCCAGGAGGGGCCAGGCTATACAAATGACCGTTGATCACGAGCCCAACACCGAGCGAGGAAGCATTGAAAACAGAGGCGGATTTGTCTCGAATATGCCAGGTGAGAATTCGTACACGTGTCTCAAATTGGCAAATATCACTTGTTTGGTGTTTGTTTTGCCAATTTCATTTTCTGATGCTGCTTTTATATCCGACCACGTGTTAAAAACTAAATCTTGAAATGATGACGTTATTACGCGCGTAAACAGGAGACGTTGCCCGAGTAGATGGTCAGTTGGCCGTATCTCGTGCTTTTGGAGACAAGAACTTGAAGACACACTTGCGATCCGACCCTGACATCACGAATGCTGAGATAGACGCTGAAACTGATTTTCTCATTCTTGCTAGTGACGGTATATGGAAGGTTCGATTTTTTCTCTGCCTCACCTCTATGCCATCATCTGCTTACCTCCAC
Proteins encoded in this window:
- the LOC121742209 gene encoding probable protein phosphatase 2C 9, which gives rise to MDSLCCFKQHSGGSSTGGSGKGSGSRSHVKFGFSLEKGKANHPMEDFHVAKFEQSQGHELGLFGIFDGHMGDSVPAYLQKHLFSNIIKEEDFWRDPLRSIAKAYERTDEAILSHNPDLGRGGSTAVTAILIDGRHLWVANVGDSRGVLSRRGQAIQMTVDHEPNTERGSIENRGGFVSNMPGDVARVDGQLAVSRAFGDKNLKTHLRSDPDITNAEIDAETDFLILASDGIWKVISNQEAVDIVKKIKDPQKAAKQLVNEALHRESKDDISCIVVRF